The following DNA comes from Pseudomonas sp. Tri1.
TCTTGATGGCTGCCGGCAGGCGCTCGCCGGCCTGGCGGCTGGCATACATGCGTGATTCGAGTGGGTGCTGCTGCCAAGCCAGTTGTCCCGGCCAGGGGGTGAATAACAAGGTTTCGTCCACCAGTGCGACGAACGCGTAGACCAGCGCCTTGACCTGCTCGGTGGCGGCATCGCCAACGGTGGCGAAGGCCGCTCGCCACAAGCGCTGGGCGCTGCGCCCGGAAAACTCCACCACTCGGCTGACCAGTACCGCGGGGTCGCTGTCCTTGGGCAAGTCCTGCCATTGCTGGAACCACTTCAGCCAGGCCTGACGAAATGCGCTGCTCAGCGGCGCCTCATGCAGACCCCGAACCGCCCCGCCACTTCCATCAGGCATACGACTCCCCTTTTGCAATCAGGCACTTTCACCGGCTTGCGCCACAAACAACACCACTTGCCACGGAGTGCTGGCCTGGGCCGACGCCGGCGCCACAATGTGCAATGGCAACTGCCCGTCAAACCATTGCCCGCTGGCGGCCACCACAAATAACCGGGTGTCGTCGCCGACGCTGTAGGCCACCTGCTCGTTGCGACTCATGGCCTGATGGGGCAAGCCACTCATGCGCTGGCGGCTCAACAGCGCCACGTGCGGCGCAGACGCGATGATCGCCCCGCGCAGCCACTCGGCCGCCGCCTGCTCACTGGCACCATTGGGCATGCGCAGGCCGATCACCAGGCGTTGGCTGGGCTGATCGTCGGGCAACTGGATCGAGAACACCTGGTCATTGCGCTCGAAGGCCAGGCTGCGATAGCCGGCGCGAACCAGCTCCAGGGTGTCTTCCAACCAGTCGAGCAGCGGCTCGTAGCCGCGCTGCAACTCCAAAAAATCCAGGGGGGCGAAGGCCGGCACGCCCGCCAGTGGATCGAGGGCCGACCAAGCACCGGCCAACCCCAGCAGCAAACCGTAAAGCGCTTGCGGGGTCGCCACCCGGGTGTTCAACGCACCTTCGATTTCCGGCAACCGTGCCCACAACGCGGTCAATTGCCGGCGGATTTCCATGGCATCGTCCTGATTCCCGGCGGCCTGGGCCTGACGCAGCCGACCGGCGAGAAACAGGCACTTTTCCCGGGCCCGGGCACACAGCCCGGCGACGCGCCGACCGAGCACCGACTCCGGCAGCAGCACGGAGGTAGGCGGCGTGTAGGGCACCCGCAGAAAGCCACCGCCCTCCTTGCGAATGCGCAACAGCGGCAAGCAGATCGAATCGGCCTTGCTCAGCTGGGTGCACAGCCGCGGGTTCGGACGCCAGACGGTGATCGACTCGGGAAACTCGCCACTGGTGAGATCCGGCAACGCCTCGCCGACCACCGATTGCAAGCGGCCCTTGAGCGGCAGCAATTGCCCGGCGCGCCAGAGCGGGCTGACGGCCAGGTACACGGTCACGGTGGCATCGTCGGTCTGGTTGACCGCCTCGCTGATGTCCAGCTCCAGGGTCGGCCCGACGCCAGCCTGCAGGTTGACCGGCAAACCATCCGGCAAGGTACCTTGCAGTTGCAACAGCCGCACCTGGCCGGCGCTGAGGGCCGAAGGGTCGACTTCCAACTGGCTGACGCCCCAGAACCAGGGATTGCAGGCCCCGGCAAAATGCGCAGCCAGAGCCTCGGCCCGCAGCCCTTGCAATTGAAAATGCTGGGGCAACAACTGCATGCCCTCATGCCAGCACACCGCGTCAGGTAACAGACTCATACGACTCCCTTCGACATCCCAATGTCGCCGCGCATGGCGGCCCGCGGTCACTCAAGGCTGGTTGTCATTCACGAGGGTCATCTCGCGACTGTCGAACTTCAGCCAGGCCTCGCGCTGATCGTCCAGCCGAAGCCGGTGGGCTCCGGGAGTGTTATAGCTGGCGAAGACCAAAAGTCCAGCGGCGCGCCGGCCCTCCAGCGGGAAGGGTTGGCGGTCGATGAATTGCCCCGGAACCAGCTCCAGCCCCCACACCGACATGAGTTGACGATAGTCGCGCTGGAACTGTTCGCGCTCGGCGAACCACTGGCTGGCAGTGATACCCGACAGCTGCTTGAGCAGGTCCGGGTCGTTCACGGCGATGAAGTCCACTGCGATCGGCGTGTCGTCATTGGCCCGCGGCGCGACGTCCAGGGTCAAGCTGTCCAGGTCGACACTGGGCGCAAAAAGCGAGCAACCGGTGAGCGCCAGGCTCAAAAAAAATCCGGAAAAAAAGACACGCAAAATGAATCTTCCTTTTCTCAGCGGTCAAAAATTGTTTTTGCTTGCATTTTTATAGACCTGTTCTAGCGTCTTGGATAGTTCGACCAGCACGGTCGAATGGACCAGGTTCGTCAAGGGAATGACAGGTTTTCTGCCGTCCATTTGCAACCTGCGGATCAGCAAGGGAATGCGATGAGCGGGCCTCCCGATGCATTGCTCCCCCACATGCATCGGAGTCGGCCGCCATGGCAGAAAGTACCCAGCACAAGCTCGACAGAGTCCGTCCTCCCCGCGTCCAGATCACCTATGACGTGGAAATCGGCAACGCCATCGAGAAAAAAGAATTGCCACTGGTGGTCGGCATTCTGGCCGACCTCTCGGGCAAGCCACTGGACCCGCTGCCCAAGCTCAACGAGCGGCGCTTCACGGAAATCGATCGGGATAATTTCAACGAGGTACTCGCTTCCATCTCCCCCCGCGCCACGCTGCAGGTGAACAACACCCTCAGCGGCGACGACAGCAAGCTCAACATCGAACTCAACTTCCGTCACATCGATGACTTCGACCCGGTCAAGGTCGTGGAGCAGGTCACGCCGCTGCGCCGGCTGTTCGAAGCCCGTCAACGCCTGCGGGACCTGCTGACCAAGCTCGATGGCAACGACGACCTGGACAAGCTGCTGCGGGACGTGATCGCCAATACCGAAGGCCTGCAAGAGATCAAGTCGGCCCGGCCCCAGGATGCACCGCAAGAGCTACCGACGGTGGCCGCCAACGATGACCCGGCCCCGACCGAACCTCAGGCCTGATCGTGCTCATCATTCAAGGGAGATAAAGCCATGCCTGCTTCATCCAGCGCTCAAACCAGCGAGAGCACGACCCAGACCCTGTCCCTGCTGGACAAGATCATCGCCGAAGGCCGCATGGCCCACGACGACAGCCAGCAGGACTATGCCCGTGACATGCTCGCCGAATTTGCCACCCAGGTCCTCGACGAAGGCATGGCCATCGACAAGGACACGGTGGCGATGATCAATGACCGCATCAGCCAGATCGATCAGTTGATCAGCGCCCAGCTCAACGAAGTGCTGCACCACCCCGACCTGCAGAAACTCGAGGCCTCCTGGCGCGGCCTGCACCTGCTGGTGCAGAACACCGAAACCAGCACGCGGCTCAAATTGCGCCTGCTCAACGTCACCCAGAAAGAACTGCAGAACGATCTGGAAAAAGCCGTCGAGTTCGACCAGAGCGCGCTGTTCAAGAAAATCTACGAGGAAGAATACGGCACCTTCGGCGGGCACCCGTTCAGCCTGCTGGTGGGCGACTACACCTTCGGCCGCCACCCGCAGGACATCGGCCTGCTGGAAAAACTCTCCAACGTCGCGGCGGCGGCGCACGCCCCGTTCATTGCCGCCGCCAGCCCGCGGTTGTTCGACATGACCAGTTTCACCGAACTGGCGATACCCAGGGATCTGTCGAAGATTTTCGAGAGCCAGGAACTGATCAAATGGCGCTCGTTCCGTGAAAGCGAAGACTCGCGCTACGTGTCACTGGTGCTGCCGCATTTCCTGCTGCGACTGCCCTACGGTCCGGACACCTTGCCGGTGGAGGGCATCAACTACGTCGAAGACGTCAACGGCACCGACCACAGCAAATACCTGTGGGGCAACGCCGCTTGGGCGCTGTCGCAACGCATCACCGAAGCCTTTGCCAAATATGGCTGGTGCGCCGCGATTCGCGGGGCCGAGGGCGGTGGTGCGGTCGAAGGCCTGCCCGCCCATACCTTCCGCACCAGCTCCGGGGACCTGTCGCTCAAATGCCCGACCGAAGTGGCGATCACCGACCGCCGCGAGAAAGAGCTCAATGACCTGGGCTTCATCGCCCTGTGCCACAAGAAAAACAGCGACGTGGCGGTGTTCTTCGGCGGCCAGACCACCAACAAGGCCAAGCTCTACAACACCAACGAGGCCAACGCCAACGCGCGGATCTCGGCGATGTTGCCGTATGTGCTCGCGGCTTCGCGTTTCGCCCATTACCTGAAGGTGATCATGCGCGACAAGGTCGGCAGCTTCATGACCCGCGACAACGTGCAGACCTACCTCAACAACTGGATCGCCGACTACGTGCTGATCAACGACAACGCGCCGCAAGAGATCAAGGCGCAATACCCGTTGCGCGAAGCGCGGGTGGACGTGACGGAGGTGGCAGGCAAGCCGGGAGCCTACAAGGCCACGGTATTCCTGCGGCCGCACTTCCAGCTCGAGGAGCTGACCGCCTCGATCCGCCTGGTGGCGACCCTGCCGCCACCGGTAGCCGCCTGATCAATAAAAACCTATGGCGAGAGGGCTTGTTGTGGCGAGGGGATTTATCCCCGTTGGGGCGCGAAGCGGCCCTGAATACCAGCAACCCGGTGTGTCAGCAGATTGAGCTGACTGTTTAGGGCTGCTGCGCAGCCCAACGGGGATAAATCCCCTCGCCACAGGTTCGGCGTTCGTCTTTAACGGATCGGTATCGGGTAACACCCCACTCGACTTCAGGAGTTCCACACAATGGATGCAATAATTCTCGACCTCGGCGGCGACATCAAGGGCGACAGCCTGCTGGAGGGCTTCACGGACAAGATCGAGGTCATGTCCTATAGCCACAACGTGTCGATGCAAGTCACCAACGACGTGAGCAACTCGGAGCGCACCTCCGGCCGGCCCCACATCGGCGAGTTCACCCTGACCAAGTTCATCGACAGCTCCACCCCCACACTCAACGAATATTGCTGCGCCGGTAAACCGATCCCGCAAGCGGTCATCACCATTGGCCGCAACGCCGCCGAGGGCAGCGGCAAACTCATGCCGTTCATCATCTACACCCTGACCAACGTGGTGCTGTCTAACGTCAGCGTCAGTGGCGGTACAGGCGGCAAACCGGTGGAAACCCTGTCGCTGAACTTCACCAAAATCAAATGGGAGCTCACCGCCCAGAAAGACGACGGCACCAAGGAAGGCACCGCGGGCACGACCTGGGACCTGGCGGCCAACAAAATGACCAAGTGACGGAGCGCGCCCATGGCAGGCTTCGGGCTTCGCCCACCGCTGTTCGATCGCCTGGCCAGCTCGGCGGACGATGCTGGCCGGGCGTTCGATCGACAGGCGCTGCAGGACTCGGTCCACGCCGAACTGCAACGTCTGTTCAATACCCGGCGCGGCCCGCGGGCGCTGACCGATCCACCGAGCATCCTGGACTACGGCATCGCCGACTGGACCGCATTGCAACAGCAGCGCAGCGATGACCGCCGGCAACTGACCCGGGAGATTCGCCAAGCCATCACCCACTTCGAACCTCGCCTGCATCTTGGCGAGGTTGAGGTCACCCCGGTGCCGGGCCATCCACAGCAACTGAGCATACGGTTATTGGGCGAGCTGCGCGGCGACGCGCACCCATGGCCCGTGGCATTTGTCATCGAGCACGCCGGTGACGGCCTTGAGGTACGACATGAGCGACTCGATTGACCCGCAACTGCTGGACTATTACCAACGCGAACTGACCTGGCTGCGACATGCCGGGAGCCTGTTCGCCGAGCGTTACCCCAAGGTCGCCCGGCGCCTGGAGTTGTCCCCCGGCGAATGCCCCGACCCGCACGTCGAGCGCCTTCTGGAAGGCTTCGCACTGCTGGCCGCGCGTTTGCAACGCAGGCTCGACGACGACTACGCCGAGTTCAGCGATGCCCTGCTCGAACAGCTCTACCCATTGGCCATGCGCCCATTGCCATCGTGCGCCATCGTGCAGTTCGAACCCGACCCAAGCAAAGGCAACCTCAACGAGGGCTACCCCCTGCCCCGGGACACACCGTTGTTCGTCACCACCGACAAGGGCCAGAGCATCCACTTTCGCACCACCGCCGCCGTGCACCTGTGGCCGCTGGAAGTCAGCGAAGCGCTGCTGCTGGGCAGCGACGAAGCCCAGGCGTTGACCGGCGTAGTCCAGGCCCGTTCGGCCTTGCGCCTGAACCTGCGGTGCCTGGGAGAGAGCCAGTGGGCGACCCTGGGGATCGATCATCTGCGAGTGCACCTGGCGGCCTCGCCGATGATCAATGCCTGGCTGTATGACTTGCTTGGCGCCCACGCCGTCAAGGTCCTGGCTGGCGCGCCGGGCAGCGTACCGGAA
Coding sequences within:
- the tssK gene encoding type VI secretion system baseplate subunit TssK encodes the protein MSLLPDAVCWHEGMQLLPQHFQLQGLRAEALAAHFAGACNPWFWGVSQLEVDPSALSAGQVRLLQLQGTLPDGLPVNLQAGVGPTLELDISEAVNQTDDATVTVYLAVSPLWRAGQLLPLKGRLQSVVGEALPDLTSGEFPESITVWRPNPRLCTQLSKADSICLPLLRIRKEGGGFLRVPYTPPTSVLLPESVLGRRVAGLCARAREKCLFLAGRLRQAQAAGNQDDAMEIRRQLTALWARLPEIEGALNTRVATPQALYGLLLGLAGAWSALDPLAGVPAFAPLDFLELQRGYEPLLDWLEDTLELVRAGYRSLAFERNDQVFSIQLPDDQPSQRLVIGLRMPNGASEQAAAEWLRGAIIASAPHVALLSRQRMSGLPHQAMSRNEQVAYSVGDDTRLFVVAASGQWFDGQLPLHIVAPASAQASTPWQVVLFVAQAGESA
- a CDS encoding type VI secretion protein gives rise to the protein MRVFFSGFFLSLALTGCSLFAPSVDLDSLTLDVAPRANDDTPIAVDFIAVNDPDLLKQLSGITASQWFAEREQFQRDYRQLMSVWGLELVPGQFIDRQPFPLEGRRAAGLLVFASYNTPGAHRLRLDDQREAWLKFDSREMTLVNDNQP
- the tssB gene encoding type VI secretion system contractile sheath small subunit — its product is MAESTQHKLDRVRPPRVQITYDVEIGNAIEKKELPLVVGILADLSGKPLDPLPKLNERRFTEIDRDNFNEVLASISPRATLQVNNTLSGDDSKLNIELNFRHIDDFDPVKVVEQVTPLRRLFEARQRLRDLLTKLDGNDDLDKLLRDVIANTEGLQEIKSARPQDAPQELPTVAANDDPAPTEPQA
- the tssC gene encoding type VI secretion system contractile sheath large subunit encodes the protein MPASSSAQTSESTTQTLSLLDKIIAEGRMAHDDSQQDYARDMLAEFATQVLDEGMAIDKDTVAMINDRISQIDQLISAQLNEVLHHPDLQKLEASWRGLHLLVQNTETSTRLKLRLLNVTQKELQNDLEKAVEFDQSALFKKIYEEEYGTFGGHPFSLLVGDYTFGRHPQDIGLLEKLSNVAAAAHAPFIAAASPRLFDMTSFTELAIPRDLSKIFESQELIKWRSFRESEDSRYVSLVLPHFLLRLPYGPDTLPVEGINYVEDVNGTDHSKYLWGNAAWALSQRITEAFAKYGWCAAIRGAEGGGAVEGLPAHTFRTSSGDLSLKCPTEVAITDRREKELNDLGFIALCHKKNSDVAVFFGGQTTNKAKLYNTNEANANARISAMLPYVLAASRFAHYLKVIMRDKVGSFMTRDNVQTYLNNWIADYVLINDNAPQEIKAQYPLREARVDVTEVAGKPGAYKATVFLRPHFQLEELTASIRLVATLPPPVAA
- a CDS encoding Hcp family type VI secretion system effector, whose protein sequence is MDAIILDLGGDIKGDSLLEGFTDKIEVMSYSHNVSMQVTNDVSNSERTSGRPHIGEFTLTKFIDSSTPTLNEYCCAGKPIPQAVITIGRNAAEGSGKLMPFIIYTLTNVVLSNVSVSGGTGGKPVETLSLNFTKIKWELTAQKDDGTKEGTAGTTWDLAANKMTK
- the tssE gene encoding type VI secretion system baseplate subunit TssE; translated protein: MAGFGLRPPLFDRLASSADDAGRAFDRQALQDSVHAELQRLFNTRRGPRALTDPPSILDYGIADWTALQQQRSDDRRQLTREIRQAITHFEPRLHLGEVEVTPVPGHPQQLSIRLLGELRGDAHPWPVAFVIEHAGDGLEVRHERLD